In Dyadobacter sp. NIV53, a single window of DNA contains:
- the hxlB gene encoding 6-phospho-3-hexuloisomerase, whose protein sequence is MNTNIETDLATDIQSNLEMILAENQLLASKLNFEQIAELIPFLQNAERIFLIGAGRTGLTLKAFAMRLMHLGFTVFVAGETTTPAIKKGDLLLAGSGSGTTGSIVNAAQKAVSSGAQVVAISTTLESVLAELSAHVTVLPAAQKQDHGATISKQYAGSLFEQSILLLTDAIIQTLWRLDGTPAEELWKSHANLE, encoded by the coding sequence ATGAATACAAACATTGAAACCGATCTGGCTACAGATATACAGTCTAATCTGGAAATGATACTGGCTGAAAACCAGTTGTTAGCATCCAAACTGAATTTTGAACAGATAGCTGAATTAATTCCCTTTTTACAAAACGCAGAACGCATTTTTTTAATCGGTGCAGGCAGAACTGGATTAACTTTAAAAGCATTCGCCATGCGGTTGATGCACTTAGGATTTACCGTATTTGTGGCAGGAGAAACAACTACGCCGGCTATAAAAAAAGGAGACTTACTTTTGGCAGGATCGGGGTCCGGAACAACCGGCAGTATTGTAAATGCCGCACAAAAAGCTGTTTCGTCAGGCGCACAGGTGGTAGCTATTTCTACCACTTTGGAATCGGTTTTGGCAGAATTGTCTGCTCATGTTACTGTTCTTCCGGCAGCACAAAAACAAGATCACGGCGCTACAATATCCAAACAATATGCAGGCAGCTTGTTCGAACAATCTATACTGCTTTTAACCGATGCCATTATTCAGACACTATGGCGGCTGGATGGCACTCCGGCAGAAGAACTATGGAAAAGCCACGCTAATCTAGAGTGA
- the hxlA gene encoding 3-hexulose-6-phosphate synthase, with protein MVKLQVAIDLLTTEDALALAAKVAPYIDIIELGTPLIKSEGLAVITAMKKAFPDKLVFADFKTADAGELEADMAFGAGADLITILGATGNATIIGAVKSAKAHGKGVVVDTIGVLDRVKRAQEVIALGVEFVELHAGLDEQAQPGYSIQVLIDEATRAGVPVSIAGGVKLSNIAAVKASGVKVAVAGAAIYGAADPAAAAKELREALDAA; from the coding sequence ATGGTTAAATTACAAGTCGCAATTGACTTATTGACAACAGAAGACGCATTGGCACTGGCAGCAAAAGTTGCTCCATATATTGATATTATTGAATTGGGTACTCCGCTTATTAAAAGTGAGGGCCTGGCTGTAATTACAGCAATGAAAAAAGCATTTCCTGACAAACTGGTTTTCGCTGATTTCAAAACAGCTGATGCGGGCGAACTGGAAGCAGATATGGCATTCGGTGCAGGTGCGGATTTGATTACGATTTTGGGAGCAACAGGCAATGCAACGATTATTGGAGCTGTGAAATCGGCAAAAGCACACGGAAAAGGTGTAGTTGTAGACACGATCGGAGTTTTAGACCGTGTAAAACGTGCTCAGGAAGTAATTGCTTTAGGTGTTGAATTCGTAGAATTACACGCCGGACTTGACGAACAGGCACAGCCTGGTTATTCAATTCAGGTATTAATTGACGAAGCTACACGTGCCGGCGTTCCTGTTTCTATTGCTGGTGGTGTTAAATTAAGTAACATTGCTGCCGTAAAAGCATCGGGTGTTAAAGTAGCAGTTGCAGGAGCAGCTATCTACGGTGCGGCTGATCCGGCTGCGGCTGCGAAAGAGTTGCGTGAAGCATTGGATGCTGCTTAA
- a CDS encoding NAD(P)-dependent oxidoreductase: MVKRTKIAVIGGGGRTGKYLVSQLLNQGFHVKLLLRNPENTCQNILFENPGIEIIQGDVLNINAVRLLLANCQSVISTVGQRKDEPLVASLATMNILKVMAENEANGYSLKRYILVAGLNVETPFDKKGPETMMATEWMKTNFPDIQTDRQHSYKILSESNADWTLVRVPYIEFTEERSQTGVSLEDSPGKKISAADIASFLIEQLNDETYNKKAPFIANI; encoded by the coding sequence ATGGTAAAGAGAACAAAAATAGCCGTTATTGGCGGAGGCGGCAGAACTGGCAAATATCTGGTCAGTCAATTATTAAATCAGGGATTTCATGTTAAACTTCTTCTTCGAAATCCGGAAAATACCTGCCAGAATATTCTTTTTGAAAATCCGGGGATTGAAATTATTCAGGGAGATGTATTGAATATTAATGCTGTAAGATTATTACTTGCAAATTGCCAGTCAGTAATCAGTACAGTTGGCCAGCGAAAAGACGAACCACTTGTAGCCAGTCTGGCAACTATGAATATCCTTAAAGTAATGGCTGAAAATGAAGCAAATGGATACAGTTTAAAACGGTATATTCTGGTCGCAGGTTTGAATGTTGAAACGCCTTTTGATAAGAAAGGCCCTGAAACAATGATGGCAACGGAGTGGATGAAAACCAATTTTCCGGACATTCAAACAGACAGGCAACATTCATATAAAATCTTATCCGAAAGCAATGCAGACTGGACATTGGTGAGAGTTCCCTATATTGAATTTACAGAGGAAAGAAGCCAAACTGGAGTTAGTCTGGAAGATTCACCCGGTAAAAAAATAAGTGCTGCTGATATTGCAAGTTTTCTTATTGAGCAATTGAATGATGAAACTTACAATAAAAAAGCGCCTTTTATAGCGAATATTTAG
- a CDS encoding alkylphosphonate utilization protein — translation MEVKDSNGTVLAEGDSVKIIKDLKVKGSSATLKRGTLVKNIRLTGDAEEIEGKVERTVMVLKTMYLQKV, via the coding sequence ATGGAAGTAAAAGATAGTAATGGTACGGTGCTGGCAGAAGGAGATTCAGTAAAAATCATTAAAGATTTAAAAGTAAAAGGCAGTTCGGCTACACTAAAAAGGGGAACATTAGTAAAAAATATCAGGCTTACAGGTGACGCAGAAGAAATTGAAGGAAAAGTAGAAAGGACTGTAATGGTACTAAAAACGATGTATTTACAGAAGGTTTAA
- a CDS encoding DUF5686 family protein: MKKLMKEYEKQDLKAKEEKGEDIDLNFSRNDSTQIDSMASMRSTAFWDSIRTVPLTIAEVKSYTRLDSIVVVNEGTQEQKDSLKVSKPDPSKRKGGGGGSGFMDGLLTGHTFRFGKKSPWRLEYVSPVWGLQLNTVEGIVLNGGGFKLKYKQGAGPKKNVEEIDISTNGIKRTSVRQQSEWSFNGLTRYSFARQKLMATGGVDYTWKRSVINFSGGQTVSQFNPENPMSSILNSLTTLLLERNFIKIYEKNYVRLDFKTNRQNEHFEIKANIEYADRSALQNVRKTNTYRWIDWKKREFTSNIPFNEELTDESGTASFEMQPHQALTVGISAYYKPWQKYKIRKGKTSYYDDDSPKLSASYRKGINSAFGSDVNYDFLQVGISHGFDTGIRSKLSYKLAAGAFLNDKSVQFPDFQHFAGNQFFFQYGDPVGTFRMLDYYRYSTSKRFVEAHVLTELRKFLLTQITWFRIMGIKENFFAHYLATPDSNNYGELGYALDVGIRFPFRLEVANSFEGFKYKHTVFRIGTTMNFPLGKN, from the coding sequence TTGAAAAAGCTGATGAAAGAATATGAGAAACAGGATTTAAAGGCAAAGGAAGAAAAGGGTGAGGATATTGATCTGAATTTTTCAAGAAATGACTCAACGCAGATAGACTCTATGGCGAGCATGCGCAGTACTGCTTTCTGGGATTCTATTCGTACTGTACCGCTTACGATTGCAGAAGTCAAAAGTTACACAAGGCTGGATAGTATTGTGGTGGTAAATGAAGGAACCCAGGAACAAAAGGATAGTTTGAAAGTATCAAAGCCGGATCCATCGAAGAGAAAAGGCGGTGGTGGTGGTTCCGGTTTTATGGACGGCTTGCTCACTGGCCATACCTTTCGGTTTGGCAAAAAAAGTCCCTGGCGACTGGAATACGTCAGTCCTGTCTGGGGCCTGCAATTAAACACGGTAGAGGGTATTGTATTGAATGGAGGCGGATTTAAACTAAAATATAAACAGGGTGCAGGCCCAAAAAAGAATGTGGAAGAAATTGATATTTCCACAAACGGAATTAAAAGGACCTCGGTTCGGCAACAAAGCGAATGGTCGTTTAACGGACTTACGCGTTATTCCTTCGCACGGCAAAAACTCATGGCAACTGGCGGTGTGGATTATACCTGGAAACGAAGTGTAATTAATTTTTCGGGCGGACAAACTGTATCCCAGTTCAATCCTGAAAATCCGATGAGTTCCATTCTGAATAGTTTGACCACCTTGCTTTTGGAAAGAAATTTTATCAAGATATATGAAAAAAACTATGTTCGTCTTGATTTTAAAACCAATCGTCAGAATGAACATTTTGAAATAAAAGCGAATATTGAATATGCAGACCGTAGTGCATTACAAAATGTCAGAAAAACCAACACCTATCGCTGGATAGACTGGAAAAAACGTGAGTTTACATCAAATATTCCTTTTAACGAAGAACTTACTGACGAATCGGGAACGGCTTCTTTTGAAATGCAGCCACATCAGGCGCTTACTGTCGGCATATCCGCGTATTATAAACCCTGGCAGAAATATAAAATCAGAAAAGGAAAAACGTCATATTATGACGATGATTCTCCGAAACTGTCGGCCAGTTATAGAAAGGGTATCAACAGTGCGTTCGGAAGCGACGTGAATTATGATTTCCTGCAAGTTGGAATATCACACGGATTTGATACCGGTATCAGAAGCAAACTAAGCTATAAATTGGCCGCAGGCGCATTTCTGAATGATAAATCGGTACAGTTCCCCGATTTTCAGCATTTTGCAGGAAACCAGTTTTTCTTCCAGTATGGTGATCCTGTTGGTACTTTCCGCATGCTGGATTATTACCGGTATAGTACTTCAAAACGTTTTGTAGAAGCACATGTGTTGACTGAACTTAGAAAATTTCTTTTAACGCAAATTACCTGGTTCAGGATTATGGGAATCAAAGAGAACTTTTTTGCGCACTATCTGGCCACGCCCGATTCAAATAATTACGGTGAACTGGGTTATGCCCTCGACGTCGGAATCCGCTTTCCATTTCGTTTGGAAGTTGCCAACAGTTTTGAAGGTTTCAAATACAAACACACCGTTTTCCGGATTGGTACTACGATGAATTTTCCGTTGGGAAAGAATTAG
- a CDS encoding DUF5686 and carboxypeptidase-like regulatory domain-containing protein, with protein MLKRYIILIFLFFTSLYAIAQPGKPVSGVKGIIKTKNGQPLPFAAIAVKGTEIGTISNEEGKYQLDLKPGYYEVVFQYLGFKTGMKAFTIENKMETFDLSMEEQALTLGEVRIGSKDEDPAYTIMRRAIAKSRYHFLQVESYTAKAYSKSSFVITDLPMEFLYKKELKEIEKESNFKKGVPILNESVSEVTFRQPNSYKQRVIAARNSQDKNFANANAYFLTSFYQPEVVKAVSPLSPRAFTYYKFEYMGAFRENGIEVNKIKVVPRSYGEGVYKGIIHIIEGEWSIYSLDLQTVNTGFNIDIKQVYSPVQDVWMPINQQFHVQGGIYGLKGKGDLVISQTFSKLQVNPAFQPDIVVVDGKREKKEAKKLSFLIVK; from the coding sequence ATGCTCAAACGTTATATTATTTTAATCTTTCTGTTCTTCACATCCCTTTATGCTATTGCCCAGCCAGGAAAGCCTGTTTCCGGCGTAAAAGGTATTATCAAAACCAAAAATGGACAACCACTTCCGTTTGCCGCCATTGCAGTAAAAGGCACTGAAATTGGTACGATTTCCAATGAAGAAGGCAAGTATCAGCTCGATCTGAAACCGGGATATTATGAAGTTGTTTTTCAGTATCTGGGTTTCAAAACCGGTATGAAAGCTTTTACCATTGAAAACAAAATGGAAACCTTCGACCTTTCCATGGAAGAACAGGCGCTCACCTTGGGTGAAGTACGTATTGGTAGTAAAGACGAAGATCCTGCATACACGATTATGCGTCGTGCTATTGCCAAAAGCCGTTACCATTTTCTTCAGGTGGAAAGTTATACGGCCAAGGCTTACAGCAAATCTTCCTTTGTGATCACAGATTTGCCGATGGAATTTTTGTATAAAAAGGAATTAAAAGAAATTGAAAAAGAATCGAATTTTAAAAAAGGTGTTCCGATCCTGAATGAAAGTGTGTCAGAAGTAACATTCCGGCAACCAAATTCCTACAAACAACGGGTAATTGCCGCCCGGAACAGCCAGGACAAGAATTTTGCAAATGCCAACGCATATTTCCTGACCAGTTTTTATCAGCCCGAAGTTGTAAAAGCAGTATCGCCTCTTTCGCCGCGTGCATTTACTTACTACAAATTTGAATATATGGGTGCTTTCCGTGAAAACGGGATTGAGGTTAATAAAATTAAGGTCGTTCCGCGCTCTTATGGAGAAGGTGTTTACAAAGGCATTATTCATATTATTGAAGGGGAATGGAGTATTTACAGTTTAGATCTGCAAACGGTCAATACAGGTTTTAACATTGATATTAAACAAGTTTATAGCCCGGTTCAGGATGTTTGGATGCCGATAAATCAGCAATTTCATGTACAGGGCGGAATTTATGGTTTGAAAGGAAAAGGGGATCTGGTCATTTCCCAAACGTTTTCAAAGCTTCAGGTAAATCCTGCGTTTCAACCTGATATTGTTGTAGTCGATGGGAAAAGAGAAAAGAAAGAAGCAAAAAAGTTGAGCTTTCTAATCGTGAAATAA
- a CDS encoding endonuclease V has translation MEQPVSNYNKLTLQEATVLQNNLKQKLNLGQLQEPIRTIAGADISLELYSEVVYAGIVILNYADLQPIAYSLVKGISTFPYVPGYLAFREIPTILEAFNQIPFGAGYHRPDIIMFDGNGILHARRMGIASHFGALTETVTMGCAKKKLAGRFEEPGILKGDYSLVTDKNETIGFALRSKNNVKPIFISPGNGMNLKDSLTITLHCLGKYRLPEPTRYAHEFVNQFRTGILKEGYHEIAQMRLF, from the coding sequence ATGGAACAACCGGTATCAAACTATAATAAATTGACCCTGCAGGAAGCCACTGTCCTGCAGAATAATTTAAAACAAAAGCTGAATTTAGGCCAGTTGCAAGAACCTATCCGTACAATTGCCGGAGCAGATATTTCGCTGGAACTTTATAGCGAAGTGGTATATGCAGGAATAGTGATCCTGAATTATGCAGACTTACAACCCATTGCCTATTCACTTGTAAAAGGGATATCCACATTTCCATACGTTCCTGGTTATCTGGCCTTTCGGGAAATCCCAACGATACTGGAAGCTTTTAACCAAATCCCGTTCGGTGCCGGATATCATCGGCCAGACATTATCATGTTCGATGGAAATGGCATTTTACATGCACGGCGAATGGGCATTGCATCACATTTCGGGGCCCTCACTGAAACAGTTACGATGGGTTGCGCCAAGAAAAAACTGGCAGGAAGATTTGAAGAACCGGGTATTCTTAAAGGTGATTATTCCCTTGTAACGGATAAGAATGAAACGATCGGATTTGCGTTAAGAAGCAAAAATAATGTCAAACCAATCTTCATTTCACCCGGCAACGGCATGAACCTAAAAGATAGTCTGACAATTACTTTGCACTGTTTGGGCAAATACCGCCTTCCCGAACCAACCCGATATGCACATGAGTTTGTAAATCAGTTTCGCACCGGTATTTTAAAGGAAGGCTATCACGAAATAGCCCAAATGCGGTTATTTTAG
- a CDS encoding glycoside hydrolase family 18 protein, with translation MTVKQKIKSFSFSLFLAASSLLLLNSCTEAKEKSDENDSKIKPVVIGYVGGFHGLLETDKIEAKKLTHINYAFVDVKNGKAFLTNEKTDSTNFRNLKLLKEKNPDLKLLISIGGWAWSENFSDAVLTESSRKIFAVSSVDIIRKYELDGVDIDWEYPGMAGEEGNVFRPEDKQNFTLMFEAIRKELDVLHKETGKKKLLTTAVAGFKSFLDVTEMGKAQQYLDYVNLMTYDLFQGDTVVHHASLYATDKYKTEKSADAAVKAFAKAGVPMSKLVMGLPFYGRMFTVGGKLEKGLGQKQSAQEYLDGYTYIKDSLVNKRGFKAYRDEVAKVPYLINETTKQVLSYEDEESVKEKCRYVLDQKMGGVMFWEYGSDPKNYLLNEIDKTLK, from the coding sequence ATGACAGTTAAACAAAAAATTAAGAGCTTTTCATTTTCATTGTTTCTTGCTGCATCATCACTGTTGCTTTTGAATAGCTGTACAGAAGCAAAAGAAAAATCGGACGAAAATGATTCAAAAATCAAACCCGTTGTAATTGGCTATGTCGGCGGCTTTCACGGATTATTGGAAACGGATAAAATTGAAGCAAAAAAACTTACCCACATCAATTATGCCTTTGTTGATGTGAAAAATGGTAAAGCATTCCTGACCAATGAAAAAACAGATTCGACTAATTTTCGTAATCTGAAACTATTGAAAGAGAAAAATCCTGATCTTAAATTACTGATTTCAATTGGCGGCTGGGCATGGAGTGAGAATTTTTCTGATGCTGTTTTGACAGAATCTTCCAGAAAAATATTTGCTGTTAGTTCGGTGGATATTATCCGGAAATATGAACTGGATGGTGTTGATATCGACTGGGAATACCCGGGAATGGCGGGTGAAGAAGGCAATGTTTTTCGTCCGGAAGACAAACAAAATTTCACGCTGATGTTTGAAGCGATCCGTAAAGAACTGGATGTATTGCACAAGGAAACCGGCAAGAAGAAATTATTAACAACGGCAGTTGCTGGTTTTAAATCCTTTCTGGATGTTACTGAGATGGGTAAAGCGCAACAATATCTGGATTATGTGAACCTGATGACCTATGATCTTTTTCAGGGTGATACTGTTGTACACCATGCAAGCCTTTATGCTACGGATAAATATAAAACTGAAAAGTCAGCTGATGCTGCGGTGAAAGCATTTGCCAAAGCCGGAGTTCCGATGAGCAAACTCGTAATGGGATTACCGTTTTATGGCCGTATGTTCACGGTAGGAGGAAAGCTGGAAAAAGGCCTCGGGCAAAAACAATCGGCACAGGAATATTTAGATGGTTACACTTACATTAAGGACAGTCTTGTAAACAAAAGAGGATTTAAAGCTTACAGGGATGAAGTGGCCAAAGTGCCGTATCTGATCAATGAAACCACAAAACAGGTATTAAGTTACGAAGATGAAGAATCGGTGAAAGAAAAATGCAGGTATGTACTGGACCAGAAAATGGGAGGTGTTATGTTCTGGGAATACGGTTCTGACCCTAAAAATTACCTCTTGAATGAAATTGACAAAACTCTAAAATAA
- the ligD gene encoding non-homologous end-joining DNA ligase: MKKEAELTNLDKIYWPDDEITKGELLDYYRQIAPYILPYLKNRPLSLKRNPNGIRDNGFFHKDAGDIAPKWVKKVAIHSESTDKMVHYLVCNDVESLLFIANLGCIEMNPWNSTVNKLDRPDYIVMDIDPSDKNTFDQVVDVALVIKEIMDETGMTGYCKTSGSSGLHVYIPFNKKHSYQESRDFANILASMVNDKLPEITTLERSLSKRKKDQIYVDFMQNAEGQTLASAYSVRPKPGATVSAPLDWSEVKHGLSPKDFTIKNMIKRVEERGDLFKGVLDKGINMEKVLIKLEALHAS; this comes from the coding sequence ATGAAAAAGGAAGCCGAACTGACAAATCTCGACAAGATTTACTGGCCCGACGATGAAATCACGAAAGGTGAATTGCTGGATTACTACCGCCAGATCGCTCCATATATCTTGCCTTATTTAAAAAACAGGCCATTATCTCTGAAACGTAATCCGAATGGTATCAGGGATAACGGTTTTTTTCATAAAGATGCCGGAGATATTGCGCCGAAATGGGTCAAAAAAGTAGCTATCCATTCAGAGTCAACGGATAAAATGGTGCATTATCTGGTTTGCAATGATGTAGAAAGTTTGCTGTTTATTGCCAATCTGGGTTGTATTGAAATGAATCCATGGAATTCGACGGTAAATAAACTTGACCGGCCTGATTATATTGTTATGGATATTGATCCGTCTGACAAAAATACCTTTGACCAGGTGGTTGATGTAGCATTGGTCATTAAGGAAATAATGGACGAAACAGGTATGACTGGTTATTGCAAGACCTCAGGATCCAGTGGATTACATGTTTATATTCCTTTTAATAAAAAACATTCTTATCAGGAAAGCCGGGATTTTGCAAATATCCTGGCAAGTATGGTGAATGATAAATTACCGGAAATAACGACTTTGGAAAGATCACTTTCGAAGCGGAAAAAGGATCAGATTTATGTAGATTTTATGCAGAATGCGGAAGGCCAAACACTGGCTTCGGCATATAGCGTACGTCCAAAACCCGGGGCAACGGTATCCGCTCCATTGGATTGGAGTGAGGTAAAGCACGGATTAAGCCCGAAGGATTTTACAATCAAAAATATGATTAAAAGAGTAGAAGAGAGGGGCGATCTTTTTAAAGGAGTTTTGGACAAAGGTATCAATATGGAAAAGGTTTTGATAAAATTGGAGGCCTTGCATGCCAGTTGA
- a CDS encoding DNA polymerase ligase N-terminal domain-containing protein → MTNLGKYNDKRHFDDTPEPKGKSGSKNQFRFVVQRHDASHLHYDFRLELDGVLKSWAVPKGPSMNPEDKRLAVAVEDHPVDYIDFSGTIPKGNYGAGEVEVWDHGRFFPVNEELEKITEKQALDALKKGELKIFLKGEKLEGGFVLVKFKKEGDNWLLIKHKDEYAFNKKYDIEKHRKS, encoded by the coding sequence ATGACCAATCTTGGGAAATACAACGATAAGAGGCATTTTGATGATACACCCGAACCAAAAGGAAAAAGCGGGAGCAAAAACCAGTTCCGCTTTGTAGTCCAGCGGCACGACGCATCACACTTACATTACGATTTCCGGCTTGAACTGGACGGTGTCCTTAAAAGCTGGGCTGTGCCAAAAGGCCCGTCGATGAATCCGGAAGACAAGCGGCTGGCTGTTGCAGTAGAAGACCATCCGGTTGATTATATTGATTTTTCGGGTACCATTCCCAAGGGAAATTATGGAGCCGGTGAAGTAGAAGTGTGGGATCATGGCCGGTTTTTTCCGGTGAATGAAGAACTTGAAAAAATTACTGAAAAACAGGCACTGGATGCATTGAAAAAAGGCGAGTTGAAAATATTCCTGAAAGGGGAAAAGCTTGAGGGTGGGTTTGTGCTTGTGAAATTTAAAAAAGAAGGAGATAACTGGCTATTGATCAAACACAAAGATGAATACGCATTCAATAAGAAATACGATATAGAAAAACACAGAAAATCCTGA
- a CDS encoding Ku protein, whose translation MRAIWTGAIGFGLVNIPVKLYSAVQASELDLDMLDKDDHANIKFQRVNANTGKEVAWENIVKGYKIEDRYVVLDDEDFEKASPEKTRLIEISEFIDEKEIDSIYYETPYYLQPEKSGNKPYALLRDALKKTGKAGLGTYVLRNRESLVLIKAVDDLLILNKIRFQEEIREADEIEIPSVKIKPGEMNMAVQLIEQLTTNFDIGRYKDTYNDKLLKLIMAKAKGKKPTAPKMEVVHSRSRDLMEQLKESLDSSKRKAS comes from the coding sequence ATGAGAGCAATATGGACAGGGGCTATTGGATTTGGCCTTGTAAACATTCCGGTAAAACTTTACAGCGCAGTTCAGGCTAGTGAACTGGACCTCGATATGCTGGATAAGGATGATCATGCAAACATTAAATTTCAGCGTGTAAACGCCAATACGGGTAAGGAAGTAGCCTGGGAAAATATCGTGAAAGGGTATAAAATTGAGGATCGTTATGTGGTTCTTGACGACGAAGATTTTGAAAAAGCGAGTCCTGAAAAAACCAGGCTCATCGAAATTTCAGAATTTATAGATGAAAAGGAAATCGACAGTATTTATTACGAAACACCCTATTATTTACAACCGGAAAAATCAGGTAATAAACCTTATGCCCTGCTGAGGGATGCATTGAAAAAAACGGGCAAAGCCGGACTTGGAACTTATGTGTTGCGCAACAGGGAAAGTCTGGTGCTTATAAAAGCCGTGGATGATCTGTTGATTTTAAATAAGATCCGGTTCCAGGAAGAAATTCGCGAAGCAGATGAAATTGAAATTCCGAGCGTTAAAATCAAGCCGGGTGAAATGAATATGGCGGTACAGCTGATTGAGCAGTTAACGACAAACTTTGACATTGGCAGATATAAGGATACCTACAATGATAAATTATTGAAGCTCATTATGGCGAAGGCAAAAGGTAAAAAACCAACAGCCCCCAAAATGGAAGTTGTTCATTCCCGCAGCCGTGATCTGATGGAACAACTAAAAGAAAGCCTTGACTCTTCTAAAAGAAAAGCATCATGA